In the genome of Planococcus donghaensis, the window TTACTAGGCCTTGTGTGGGTATTGCAAACGATCTTTCTAGGATTGTATATTTTTGAAACCCAACGCTTTCCGGTGTTGACGTTGTTCGAAGGGATTTATTTCTATGCCTGGTTGTTAGTAACATTGTCGATTGTTTTAAGGATATTTTACCGATTTGATTTTGTGGTGTTTTTCATCAATGTCATTGGGTTTATCTTTATGACCATCCATACATTTTCCCCAGTGCAAATCGAACGCTCACCTGTGGGGGATGCATTAGTATCGGAACTATTGTTTATCCATGTGAGTTTTGCGATTTTATCGTATGTGGCATTTTCGTTATCCTTTGTGTTTGCGACACTCCACATGGTGTTGTATCGCATGCTGAAAAAGAAAAAATGGACAAAACAATGGTCAAATTTACCGTCACTCGGCCAAACGCAGCAATTTATGACGATATCCATTTTAGTCGGGATTTCTTTATTGTTTGTGTCACTGGTACTGGGATTACAATGGGCGATTATTTCATTGCCAGAGTTTTCATTATTGGATATGAAAATTATAGGATCTTTTATTTTACTTGTTTTATACAGCTTGGTTCTTTGGCGACATCGCAAAGGATCGTTAAATGGTATGAATTATGCATTAGCTCATACGTATTTGTTTTTAGTGCTGCTCGTCAATTTCTTTTTAGGCAGCCGGTTATCTGATTTTCATTTTTGGTATTAAAGAGAGGTAGGATATAGTTGAGAAAAATTATTGTAGGTTCGAGAAGAAGCAAGCTAGCGTTAACACAAACTAACCAGTTTATCGATAAATTAAAAGCAGCAGGGGCACCTTTTGAATTTGAAATTAAAGAAATCGTGACTAAAGGCGATCGAATTGTCGATGTTATGCTTTCTAAAGTTGGTGGAAAAGGCTTGTTTGTAAAAGAAATCGAGCAAGCACTTTTTGATCGCGAAATCGATTTTGCCGTTCACAGCATGAAAGACATGCCTTCTGTGTTGCCTGAAGGTTTGGCAATTGGATGCATTCCAGAACGTGAAGACCCACGTGATGCGTATATCGCAAACGACCACGTGAAATTATTAGACTTGCCAGTTGGAGCAGTTGTTGGAACAAGTAGCTTACGCCGTAGTTCACAATTGTTATTGTTGCGTCCAGACCTTGATATTCAATGGATTCGCGGCAATATCGACACGCGTCTAGCAAAACTAAAATCAGGAGATTTCGATGCCATTATTTTAGCTGCAGCTGGGTTAAAGCGAATGGGCTGGAAAGATGATTTAGTAACCGAATTTCTTGAAGTGGATGAATGTCTACCTGCCATTGGACAAGGATCACTCGGAATTGAATGCCGCGTGGAAGATACAGAACTTCTTAGTGAATTAGCAAAACTAAATCATGAAGATACCGCTTTAGCAGTAAACGCTGAACGTAAATTCCTTAAAGATATGGATGGCAGCTGCCAAGTGCCTATCGCTGGATATGCTACCGTGAAAGATGGAGAAGTTACATTTACAGGACTTATTTCTTCACCTGAAGCTGACCAAGTGTTTAAAGAAATGGCGATTAGCCATGATCCAATCGAAGCAGGACGAATTGTTGCTGAAAAAATTAGTGCTCAAGGCGGTTATGACTTAATTCAACGCGTCAAAGCTGAAAGCAATGTCTAATAGCAAAAAACTGCTCGAAGGAAAAACAATCGTTTTTACCGGTTCTAGAAAACCGGTAGAAGCGATTTCTCATGCACAATCATTTGGAGCCAACACAAAGTATTTGCCACTTGTTGAGACAATAGTTCGCCAGTCAGAAAAGCCGGATTTCACGGAATATGACTGGCTCATTTTCACTAGTCGTACTAGTGCCGAAGTGTTTTGTTCGTTCAATGAAACGGTTCCTGTTAAAATTGCAGCAGTCGGTACTCAAACCGCAGCAGTTTTAGAAAAACATGGTCATCAAGTGGATTTTATCCCGAAAATGTTTAGTGCAGATCAGTTTATCCAAGAATTTCCACCTGTCTCAGGAAAAGCGAAATGTTTGTTTATCAAAGGACAAATGGCGAAAAACACTATTTCCACTATGTCCATGCAAGTCGATGAATGGACGGTTTACGATACGGTGTTAAATAGTGAAAACGCAAAAACTATTACACAATTCAAAGACGTGATCATTTTGTTTGCTAGTCCTTCTGCGGTAAGAGCATATCGTCAAGCAGGGGGCAATTGGTCGAACATCCAAGTCGCTGCAATTGGTCACGTAACGAAAAAAGCCATTATAGAAAATGGTGGTACAGTGGATTTTATGCCTGAGAGATATACGTATATTGAAGTGATCAATGAAATAGCGAAAGGAAGTTTGTCGACATGAAAGAATTGAATTTTAATCGTCATCGCCGTTTACGCGGTTCAGCTAATCTTCGTTCAATGGTTCGTGAAACAAGTTTACATAAAGAGGATTTTATTTATCCGATTTTTGTAGTTGAAGGAGAAAATGTGAAAAACGAAATTTCATCTATGCCTGGCGTATTCCAATTTTCGATGGATAACTTAGGTACTGAACTGGATGAAGTAGTAGACCTTGGTATTCCTTCTGTTATTCTTTTTGGCGTACCAAATGAAAAAGATGCAGTAGGAACGCAAGCTTATCACGATCATGGCATTACGCAAGAAGCCATCCGTTTTGCGAAAAACCGTCATCCTGAATTAGTCGTTATTGCAGATACATGTCTTTGTCAATATACCGACCATGGCCATTGTGGCGTAATCGAAGACGGTGTCATCTTAAATGACGAGTCACTTGATTTATTGGCGCGTACTGCTGTGTCTCAAGCAAAAGCTGGAGCTGATATTATTGCACCGTCAAACATGATGGATGGTTTTGTTGCAGCAATTCGTTACGGACTAGACCAAGCAGGATTTGAAAATACGCCAATCATGTCTTATGGTGTTAAATATTCATCTGCGTATTACGGGCCTTTCCGCGAAGCAGCTCACAGTACACCTCAATTTGGAGACCGAAAAACCTACCAAATGGACCCGGCAAATCGTATGGAAGCGCTACGTGAAACTGCTTCTGACGTTCAAGAAGGCGCAGATTTCATGATTGTGAAACCGGCATTGTCGTATTTGGATATTATTCGCGAAGTTCGTGATAATTTTGATATCCCAATCGTTGCCTATAACGTTTCAGGTGAATACGCAATGGTCAAAGCAGCTGCAGCAAATGGCTGGATTGATGAGAAGAAAATTGTTTTGGAAACTTTATTAAGCATGAAGCGCGCAGGAGCGGATATCGTGATGACGTATCACGCAAAAGACGCAGCACGCTGGTTGGAGGGAAAAGAATGACATACGAAAAATCATTAGCCGCATTTGCGGAAGCCAAAACATTAATGCCGGGCGGCGTTAACAGCCCGGTTCGTGCATTTAAATCGGTTAATATGGATCCGATTTTCATGCAGTCTGGAAGTGGCGCGACCATTAAAGACATAGATGGCAACACCTATATTGACTATGTTTTATCTTATGGCCCCCTTATTTTAGGTCACGCACAAGAAGACGTAGTGAAAGCCATTCAAGAAACGGCTGCACTTGGAACTTCTTTTGGTGCACCAACAGAACTAGAAAACCAAATGGCGAAATTAGTCATGGACCGTGTGCCATCAATCGAAATGGTGCGTATGGTGTCTTCTGGAACAGAAGCAACGATGAGCGCATTGCGTGTAGCTCGTGGCTATACAGGACGCGACAAAATCTTAAAATTCGAAGGCTGCTACCATGGTCATGGCGACAGTTTGTTAATCAAAGCAGGTTCTGGCGTTGCAACTCTTGGTTTGCCAGATTCACCTGGTGTCCCAGCATCAGTTGCTCAAAACACCATTACAGTCCCTTTCAATGACCTTGAAAGCGTTCGTTTAGCTTTCCAAGAGTTCGGCGATCAACTAGCGGCTGTGATTGTAGAACCAGTTGCAGGGAATATGGGCGTTGTTCCACCGAACGAAGGGTTCTTAATGGAACTTCGCAACTTAACACACGAAAACGGCACAGTGCTCATTTTTGATGAAGTAATGACAGGATTCCGTGTTGGCTATAACTGTGCACAAGGCTATTACGGCGTAACGCCTGATATGACTTGCCTTGGCAAAGTAATTGGCGGCGGTTTACCAGTTGGCGCATTCGGAGGTAAACGTGAAATTATGGAGCAAGTTGCACCGAGTGGTTCGATATACCAAGCGGGTACATTGTCAGGTAATCCACTTGCTATGCGTGCTGGCTTTGAAACACTTTCTCGCTTATCAGAAGAAAGCTACAACACGTTCATCGAACGCGGCGATCAACTTGAAAAAGGATTCCGCGAAGCCGCAACAAAATACAACATCCCGCATACAGTTAACCGTGCAGGATCAATGATCGGCGTATTTTTCACAAACGAAGACGTAGTTGATTTCGAATCAGCAAAAACGTCAGACCTTGAACTGTTCGCAAATTATTACCGCTTAATGGCGGAAGAAGGCATTTACTTGCCACCATCCCAGTTTGAAGGCATGTTCCTATCGACTGCCCATACGGAAGAGCATATCGCAAAAACCGTAGAAGCATTCCATACCGTATTTGCTAAACTCGCACGCTAATAAAATAAGTAGAGCTACCCTAAAAAGTTATGTAAGTAACTAATTGGGGTAGCTTTTTTGTGTGTTGAGTTTTCGGTTGTAGGAAATCGTTGTTTTCCGTTCCAATGCTCGCTTTCCGCGGACACGGCCTCAGCCGCTTCACTCACTGCGTTCGCTCCAGGGTCTTCAGCTCGTGTTATTTCCGCAGGAGTCGAGCATCTGCACTCCAAACAACTAGGCGTATTACTTTAATAGAAAGTTGTCTTGCTGAATAAAAGTAATATTTTTTAATAAGGTACCATTCTAAAATAATGATGAAACAATCCTCGTAAGCCACTTCGTTTTTTAACACATAAGCGACCGAAGCGGAATAAGAAAGCGACACAACCTACCCAAACCACTCCATAAAAGATGTCTACTCACTAAGCTTCGGCGCGTCCAAGGGCTAGGCGAAGCTAGAAGACAGGTGTTCTTCCTGGCTTCTGGCGGGAGCCATGCCCAAAGCGTCCGAAGCGGAATAAGAAAGTGACACAATTTCCCAAACAATCCCACAAATAGATGTCCACACTCTAAGCTTCGGCGCGTCCAAGGGCTAGGTGAAGCGAAAAGACCGGTGCACTTCCGGGCTTATCGCGTGAGCCATGCCCAAAGCGATTCTCACTATCTCCATCCTCATAATCCCGTAAAATTCTAGCTCCCTTCAAGAACTTCAAAATAACTTGACGCAAAAACCTTCTATTGAGTACAATAAGAGTAATTAGATATTCATGCGTTGATGAGGATAGTAGGGTATACGGGCATTTCAGAGAGAGGACCATTTGGTGAGAGGTCTTTATGGCGTATAGTTGAATGTCACCTCGGAGCAGTTGCCGTGAAAAGAGTAGCGGGAACCGGACTTAACATCCGTTATGAAACTTGAGAGCCAGGTCTGTAACTAGACCTGTGTATAAAGGTGGTACCGCGAAAAACTCCTTCGTCCTTTAAAGACGACAGGAGTTTTTTGCGTTCTACCAGAAACTAAAGGAGGAATTCCCATGACTGAACAAATGTCCACAAAGTACGATCCGCAATCGATTGAGAAAGGCCGTTACGATTGGTGGGTCGACCAAAAATTCTTTGAAGCCAAACCAGAAAGCGGCAAAACGCCGTATACCATCGTGATTCCTCCGCCAAATGTTACCGGCAAACTACACTTAGGTCACGCGTGGGATACTACATTACAAGACATCATGACGCGCATGAAACGCATGCAAGGCTTTGACGCACTATGGCTTCCAGGAATGGATCATGCAGGGATTGCTACACAAGCTAAAGTAGAAGGCAAACTCAAAGAAGAAGGCCGTTCACGTTATGATTTAGGACGTGAAGCGTTTCTTGAAGAATCATGGAAATGGAAAGATCAATACGCAGGTCATATTCGTGAGCAATGGGCAAAATTAGGTCTCGGACTTGATTATTCGCGTGAGCGCTTTACATTAGATGACGGATTGTCAAAAGCAGTACGTGAAGTATTCGTAAAATTATACGAGAAAAAACTTATTTATCGTGGCAAATACATCATCAACTGGGACCCGAATACGCAAACTGCAATTTCAGATATTGAAGTGATTCACAAAGACGTAAAAGGTGCTTTTTATCATATGCGTTATCCGCTTGCAGACGGCAGTGGACATATTGAAGTAGCGACAACACGTCCAGAAACAATGCTTGGCGATACAGCGGTCGCGGTTCACCCGAAAGACGATCGCTATAAGCAGTTAATCGGCAAAAAAGTTATTTTGCCAATCGTGGGACGCGAAATTGAAATTGTTGCAGACGATTACGTGGATCGAGAATTTGGAAGTGGTGCCGTTAAAATCACACCAGCTCATGACCCGAATGACTTTGAAATTGGGAACCGTCACAATTTAGAGCGCGTACTTGTTATGAACGAAGATGGATCAATGAACGAAAACGCGGGCAAATACGAAGGCTTAGATCGCTTTGAATGCCGTAAGCAAATCGTAAAAGACTTACAAGACATGGACGTGTTGTTCGAAATTGAAGAGCATATTCATTCTGTTGGTCACTCTGAGCGTAGCGGAGCTGTAGTAGAGCCTTACCTATCAACACAATGGTTTGTTGATATGCAACCATTAGCTGCTGCATCTGTAGAAGCGCAAAAAAATGGCGACGGTGTTAATTTTGTACCAGATCGTTTTGAGAAAACGTATTTACACTGGATGGAAAACATTCGCGACTGGTGTATTTCTCGTCAATTGTGGTGGGGGCATCAAATTCCAGCTTGGTATCATAACGAAACAAATGAAATTTACGTAGGGCACGAAGCACCAGCTGACGCTGAAAACTGGACACAAGACGAAGATGTGTTAGACACGTGGTTCTCATCTGCTTTATGGCCATTCTCGACTCTTGGCTGGCCAGAAGAAAACGATGATCTTAGCCGTTACTACCCAACGGATGCATTAGTTACAGGTTATGACATCATCAACTTCTGGGTATCACGCATGATTTTCCAAGCATTAGAATTTACCGGTGAAAAACCGTTTAAAGACGTGTTGATTCACGGGTTGGTTCGTGATGCTGAAGGGCGTAAAATGTCGAAGTCACTAGGTAACGGGGTTGACCCAATGGACGTGATTTCTCAGTACGGAGCAGATTCGCTGCGGTACTTCTTAGCGACAGCATCGTCTCCAGGGCAAGACCTTCGTTATTCAAACGACAAAGTCGAATCAGTATGGAACTTTGCCAATAAAATTTGGAATGCGTCTCGTTTTGCGTTGATGAATATGGAAGGCATGACGTACGATCAAATCGATTTGTCAGGCAAAAAATCCGTTGCGGATTCATGGATTTTAACGCGTTTAAATGAAACCATTGAACAAGTAACAGAGCTTGCAGAACGTTATGAGTTTGGCGAAGTGGGACGTTCACTTTACAACTTTATCTGGGATGATTTCTGTGACTGGTATATCGAAATGTCGAAGTTGCCATTATACGGTGAAGACGAAAGAGCGAAAAAAATGACGCGTTCGGTACTTGCTTATGTACTGGATAACACCATGCGTTTACTGCACCCGTTCATGCCATTTATTACAGAAGAAATTTGGCAGAACTTGCCGCATGAAGGCGAATCGATTACGATTGCCGCTTGGCCAATCGTAGATGACTCGTTAACAAACCAAAGTCAATCTTCTAGCATGAAGTTATTGATGGACGTGATTCGTTCGGTTCGTACAATTCGCGCAGAAGTACAATCGCCAATGAGCAAAAAAGTGCCATTGACGATTTCTGCAAAAGACGCCAACACGCATGCGGTATTAGAAGCAAACGCTGCGTACATCGAACGTTTCTGTAACCCTGAAACTTTAACGATCGGCGAAAACATCGTTGCTCCTGAAAAATCGATGTCAGCAGTAGTATCAGGTGCTGAATTATTCATGCCACTAGAAGGCTTGATCGATATTGATGCAGAGCTTGCTCGTTTAAACAAAGAGCTTGAAAAGTGGGCAAAAGAAGTAAAACTTGTTAGCGGAAAATTGTCGAACGAACGCTTTGTTTCAAAAGCACCTGAAGCAGTAGTTGCTGAAGAACGTGCAAAACAAGCCGATTACATGGAAAAACACGCAACAGTTGAAAAACGCATTGAAGAACTAAAAAACTTATAAAACGACAAAACCGCTTTCCCGTATTGGGAGAGCGGTATTTTTAATGGTTCATAAGCTAATAAGTTGAACTATGAAACTAATATTCCAAATCGCTCCGGTCACTTTGGGCATAGCTCTCGCAAGAAGTCAGGCGAAGAACGCCAGTATTCTTGCTTTGCTTAGCCCTTGGTCGCGCCTCCGCTAAGAAACTTACTAAATCAGGTATGCCTATATTTATACGTTATTTTTATAAAAGACAGTGGAAAAAAGGTGGAGAATCTAGTCTAACTTAAATAGAAATTATTTCAGTCGATCTTCTCGGTGAAAAGGAGCATGTTTTTCCATTTTTCGTATATGCTCTACAAACAATTCCGCAATGTTGTCATCATGTGTTTCATAAAACGAACGAGCACCCACAGGATCTTCGATTTCATTAAATACATGCTGTCCGTCTTCAAGTAGTAAAAAGTCTATGCCGATATAATCGCTGTTTAATGCACGAGCAATGCGCAATACATTTTTTTCTTGAGCAGCTGTTAACATGTATTTTTCGACAGAGGCGCCAAGTGAGTAATTGGCTTTAAACGAGTCATTAGAAATTCGTTTTACAGCCCCTACAATTTCTAAGCCGATCACATAAACTCGAATATCCGCTTGGTGAGCAACAACTGGTTGGAAAAGGAGGGGAGCGGTCGTGTTTGGTATATCTTTTTCTGATTGGAGTAGCCACACTTCTGCACCACCATGACCGTTCGCGGTTTTTGCAATGCATGGATAGCTGGGCGTTTGTCGATAACTTGGTATAGTAGGAACGCCGAGCATCATAAACAACTCAAAACTTTTCCATTTGTCGTTAGCAATGCGATTTACTTCTGCGCGATTGATCAAGTGAATGCCATGGTCTTCTAAATAACGAGCGGCTAATGGCCGCCTTGCGCGAAAGACAACTTGTTCACCCGCTAGAGTATTGGCCAACTGTGTAAGTCCATGGTCACTCCAGTCGTCCCATTCGACCAAATCAAAATCTCCAGATCGCTGTAATTCTTCTATAAATCCACGATTCTGTTGTGCATCCTGCGTTTCATACAGAAGTTTCATGACAAGTCCTCCAGTATATATGCAATCATGGCATCGGCGACATTGATTCCTGTGACATTTAAAATATTGCGGATGTGTGCAGCTGCATTGACTTCGCAAACGAGCGGCTGTTCACCTTTACCGTATAGTAAGTCAACACCAGCGAAAGTAGCACCGACTGCTAGAGCTGCGGCTAACGCGACGTCTTGTTGTTCTGAAGTAAGCTCAATCGGAGATGCCACACCGCCATTGGTAATGTTGGCGCGGAAATCCGTTGTGGAATGGCGTTGCATCGCAGCGACAATTTGACCACCTACAATATTGACGCGGATGTCACGACCACGACTCGATTCGATAAATTCTTGAAAAACAAAATCAATTCCTCTAAGGCTCTCAACTTTGTCATAAAATTGTTCTTCCGTTTCGATCAAATACACTTTCATGCCGAAAGAACCATGTCCTTCTTTTATAATCATGGGCAGCTTCAAACGTTCAATGACTTTTTCGAAATAACCGGAATTGATGATTGAGAAATTCGGGTACACTTTTGGCGCTACAATGGTTCTTGGCATGGGTAAACGTTGAGCAGCAAGCTGAACGTATTGCGTAGCTTTGTTATCGCATAAATCAATAACTGAAGGATCGTTATAAACGGGCACACCCCGACTTTTCAAAAAATAGCCTAGTAAAATATCCTTATCCAATAATATTGCGAAATCAGGTATACTCAAATTGACTGATAAATCCATTATAGTTTCATAGTTTTTCATAATTTTTACAGAGACCCCTGCTCGTTGTGCTGCTTCCGCAACTAAACTTGCTTGGTCTGCAAACTTATCGGAAACCAAGCTTCCGTTGTAGATCACCCAACAACTCGTCATATCCATTCCACCTTCGTGCTATAATCATACACAAAAAGTGTATCATGTTTATAAGAGAAATGAGGCTACTAATGATAATTGGACTAGAACAATATAAAGAAAAATGGAATATCCAAACCGATACGGCCATTCATCCAGGTTTAGAAGCCATTACGGCGGCACTAGACGAAGTTGGGAATCCACATAAAGTTGGAAAGTTTATTCACTTAGCAGGAACAAATGGAAAAGGATCTACTGCCACTTTTTTATCTAGCATTTTACAGGCTCATGGTTATTCTGTCGGTAATTTTTATTCCCCATGCATTGAAGATTTACATGACCAAATTCAATTGAATGGCAACCCCATTAGCCCGATAGAACTTGATCATATTATGCAACAACTTAGTCACTTAAAAACTCCATTAACTGATTTTGAACTGTTAACACTAGCGGCATTACTGGTTTTTAAAGAACACCAACCAGACTTTGCGATTATCGAAGCAGGAATGGGAGGGGCATTAGATAGCACGAACGTAATCATTCCTGAAATTGCGATTATCCCATCTATATCTATGGACCATACAAACTTTTTAGGAAATTCAATAGAAGAAATTACTCGGCACAAAGCAGGAATTATAAAAAAATGGCAGCCTGTTGCAATTGGAAAACTGCCTGTAAAATCGATAAATATTATTCGAGAAACTGCGAATATGCTACACGCTGACATAATCAGGCCAAAAGACCTTGGTAATGTCGAGTTAAAATTAAAAGGTCCTCATCAATTAGAAAATGCCAGTTTAGCTATGGAAGCTGCTAAAGAAGTACTTGGTCAAAACTTTAATGAAGAACAAGCTATTAAAGGCTTGTCATCTGCAAACCTTGCTTATCGATTTGAAGAAGTGTTTCCAGGCGTTATATTTGATGGGGCACACAATAAGGCGAGTGCAGAAGCGTTAGTGAAAACTGTGAAAGAGCTGTATCCAGACCACTCTGTCCATGTCGTAATGGGCATTCTTAAAGACAAAGATTACATAAATGTACTTCGTGAATTGGAAACTATAAGCGACCGATTTACTTTTCTGGATTTTGAGAACGAGAGGGCATTAGCGGCTGAAAAATTATTATTAGAATGCGCAATTAAAAGGAAGACAATTCTAAAAAATAATGATATATTACCTGTATACGAAAAACATACAGTGACTTTAGTCACTGGTTCTTTATATTTACTATCCCTTCTAAGAAATGATAATTATTCATTTTTCCGGCATTATCAAGATTAAATTCGAATATAGCGTTATGGGATGTAAAACAGAGAGGAAAGATGGGTATGGAGGGGAATACAAAACGTAAAAAAATTCTTTGGAGTTTCTGGATTTTAGTTGTTCCGGCAAGTTTACTGCTTGTCTATAACTTTTTTCCTCCGGTAGTAGAGAACCCTTGGAATTTGGTAGGTTATATAATATTTTTTGTATTGATGAGTTTAATGCCGATGAACATTAATGGGGCATCAACATTTTTAGTGCAATGGGTTACAGTTGCACTTTTTCTTAAATACGGAGTTTTTATCGAAATTTTGGTTTCGCAATTAGCGATGTTGATTGTGTTGTACCGAAGTCGTACACAAGAAGATCAATCGTTGCGAATTCCATTTAATTCACTTATGTTTTTTAGCGTTTCATTAATCGCAGGATTAACATATACGGCGATTGGTGGAGAAATCAATTCACTTAACCTCATCCATGTCATTGTGTTTGGGTTAATTTTTCAAGTGGTGTCAGTGCTCGTGAACCAAGTCATCTTTTACTTGTACGATTCCATAGATGGCAGTCCTGGTAAGTTTTTCTCGGTAGATGCAATTTGGGATTTTGTGTTGATGATTGTGATTTTCCCATACGCAATCGCTTTGTACATGTTTGAATCTTATATTGGCGTTGTTGCATTGCTCTTGTTAGGTATTCCTTTTTTAACAATGACAGTTGTAATGAAGATGTATAATAACTCTGAACAAATTAATATGGATTTGAAAAAAGCAGGAGTGATCGGCCACCAACTTGCTGACCGTTTGGAGACCAATGAAGTTTTCGATTTATTTATCGTAGAAGTAGCTAAATTGTTTAAGGTGGAATATGCGTACGTCATTGACTATCGTGACGGCTTACAGCAATTTATGCGCATTTATGAAAATGGTCAATTAGAGCCGCGTAGTATTCCTTCTATCTCCTATGAACAGGGAACCGCCGGAAGAGTTATATTGACAGGCGAATCTTTTATCTATAATGAAAAAAGCGATTGGCAAAATTTATCGACTGGAAATTTGCCTGCCGATACGGAAAGCATTATGGCTACTCCAATTGCCCGTAACAATAAAACTGAAGGGGTGCTCGTACTAGCCTCGAAAAAGAAATACGCATTTGCGAAACATCAGTTGAAGATTTTGGATATCCTTAGTACGTATTTTGCCGTGTCACTTGAAAAAGCAGGGTATATGCAACGTG includes:
- a CDS encoding sensor domain-containing diguanylate cyclase, producing MEGNTKRKKILWSFWILVVPASLLLVYNFFPPVVENPWNLVGYIIFFVLMSLMPMNINGASTFLVQWVTVALFLKYGVFIEILVSQLAMLIVLYRSRTQEDQSLRIPFNSLMFFSVSLIAGLTYTAIGGEINSLNLIHVIVFGLIFQVVSVLVNQVIFYLYDSIDGSPGKFFSVDAIWDFVLMIVIFPYAIALYMFESYIGVVALLLLGIPFLTMTVVMKMYNNSEQINMDLKKAGVIGHQLADRLETNEVFDLFIVEVAKLFKVEYAYVIDYRDGLQQFMRIYENGQLEPRSIPSISYEQGTAGRVILTGESFIYNEKSDWQNLSTGNLPADTESIMATPIARNNKTEGVLVLASKKKYAFAKHQLKILDILSTYFAVSLEKAGYMQRVIAKSERCGLTRLYNYRYLDESLEKHIQEMKEGKLEQLSLVMMDIDHFKSINDRYGHQSGNDILVQLADILREEIAGEGMVARYGGEEFVVLLRNYSKDLTMLLAEKLRKRIESHEFLIETDLANERQQQIIHITMSIGVSSAPEDSDEGMSLIRNADRALYIGAKQAGRNKVAAYSK
- a CDS encoding bifunctional folylpolyglutamate synthase/dihydrofolate synthase; the protein is MIIGLEQYKEKWNIQTDTAIHPGLEAITAALDEVGNPHKVGKFIHLAGTNGKGSTATFLSSILQAHGYSVGNFYSPCIEDLHDQIQLNGNPISPIELDHIMQQLSHLKTPLTDFELLTLAALLVFKEHQPDFAIIEAGMGGALDSTNVIIPEIAIIPSISMDHTNFLGNSIEEITRHKAGIIKKWQPVAIGKLPVKSINIIRETANMLHADIIRPKDLGNVELKLKGPHQLENASLAMEAAKEVLGQNFNEEQAIKGLSSANLAYRFEEVFPGVIFDGAHNKASAEALVKTVKELYPDHSVHVVMGILKDKDYINVLRELETISDRFTFLDFENERALAAEKLLLECAIKRKTILKNNDILPVYEKHTVTLVTGSLYLLSLLRNDNYSFFRHYQD
- a CDS encoding ATP-grasp domain-containing protein, with amino-acid sequence MTSCWVIYNGSLVSDKFADQASLVAEAAQRAGVSVKIMKNYETIMDLSVNLSIPDFAILLDKDILLGYFLKSRGVPVYNDPSVIDLCDNKATQYVQLAAQRLPMPRTIVAPKVYPNFSIINSGYFEKVIERLKLPMIIKEGHGSFGMKVYLIETEEQFYDKVESLRGIDFVFQEFIESSRGRDIRVNIVGGQIVAAMQRHSTTDFRANITNGGVASPIELTSEQQDVALAAALAVGATFAGVDLLYGKGEQPLVCEVNAAAHIRNILNVTGINVADAMIAYILEDLS